The following proteins are co-located in the Psilocybe cubensis strain MGC-MH-2018 chromosome 5, whole genome shotgun sequence genome:
- a CDS encoding SET domain and MYND-type zinc finger protein 6 produces the protein MANLFDTEYTPIEGVHILSDSSYRKHVRKLPVLTCETCKKRNGEKGVEVKRCQGCWSVGFCSKECQRSLWPIHKENCRTLQSVLDLEELARHFYSEPFLLHYLRVALILKLGLLSPSYLPPADRFPSIIVHLHMHPTSQEHEMGIYSGKIDALGKEKIPGHLTVGISNEPEHAMMVRSFKEARKEADAHGRSTNPIVMVDFGYNRELINVGIEITPDAFDTARGNPPPHAVIPAPLPPLSFPLDVHAVLGLAGKYIKLDQDDKLKLCRDLRTIDKVFMYRKAQYLVHGKGPSFDAESTVKQESGDLGGMLEPRNPEEEKRQPKALQTLSRQFRHL, from the exons ATGGCGAACCTCTTCGACACGGAGTACACACCTATTGAGGGTGTTCATATTCTCAGTGACTCCAGCTACAGGAAGCACGTTCGAAAGTTGCCCGTGCTCACATGTGAGACCTGCAAAAAGCGAAATGGGGAGAAAGGGGTTGAAGTTAAAAGATGCCAAGGG TGCTGGTCCGTCGGATTCTGCTCGAAGGAG TGCCAACGATCCCTTTG GCCCATACACAAAGAAAATTGTCGAACCTTGCAGTCGGTGCTTGACCTGGAGGAACTCGCTCGGCACTTTTATTCTGAACCGTTCCTTCTCCACTATCTGAGGGTTGCACTCATCTTGAAACTCGGCCTCTTATCACCTTCGTACTTGCCCCCTGCAGATCGTTTCCCATCCATCATCGTCCATTTACACATGCACCCGACCTCCCAGGAACACGAAATGGGCATCTATTCAGGCAAAATCGACGCGTTGGGCAAGGAAAAAATCCCTGGACATCTCACCGTAGGAATCAGCAACGAGCCT GAACACGCCATGATGGTTCGGTCCTTCAAAGAGGCCAGAAAGGAGGCAGACGCCCACGGCCGAAGCACCAACCCAATAGTGATGGTGGATTTCGGGTACAACAGGGAGCTCATTAACGTCGGGATTGAGATAACTCCCGACGCTTTTGATACTGCACGGGGAAATCCTCCTCCACACGCTGTGATCCCTGCACCACTCCCCCCGCTATCTTTTCCTCTTGACGTACACGCTGTGTTGGG ACTGGCTGGGAAGTACATCAAGCTCGATCAAGACGACAAATTAAAACTTTGCCGAGATTTGCGTACAATTGACAAAGTCTTTATGTATCGCAAAGCTCAGTATCTCGTACATGGAAAGGGGCCATCGTT CGACGCGGAGAGCACGGTCAAGCAAGAAAGTGGAGATTTGGGAGGGATGTTAGAGCCCAGAAATCCGGAAGAAGAGAAACGGCAGCCAAAAGCGCTTCAAACACTTTCTAGGCAGTTCCGTCATCTCTGA